A genomic region of Phenylobacterium parvum contains the following coding sequences:
- a CDS encoding enoyl-CoA hydratase-related protein — MTYETLLWEQDGPVLTLTLNRPDKLNAYTATMGLEIEDAFVRADEDDSVRVIIVTGAGRAFCAGADISSGAGAFDAKAEGSVAFGDAGTTARRRSGGGFVGAIFNCRKPIIAALNGAAVGVGATLTLPMDIRIAARGARIGFVFARRGLVPEAGSAWFLPRLVGLPTALRWCLSGALIQAEEAKAGGLVAEVVEPEALMDRARELAREIAENTAPVSVALTRQMLWRFSGEPDPWGALKVDGAMAMTLGAGPDVREGVSAFLEKRAPDFPGKVSSDMPPQYPWWKD; from the coding sequence ATGACCTACGAGACCCTGCTCTGGGAACAGGACGGCCCCGTCCTGACCCTGACCCTCAACCGTCCCGACAAGCTGAACGCCTACACGGCGACCATGGGCCTGGAGATCGAGGACGCCTTCGTGCGCGCCGACGAGGACGACAGCGTGCGGGTGATCATCGTCACCGGCGCCGGCCGGGCCTTCTGCGCCGGGGCGGACATCTCCTCGGGCGCGGGGGCGTTCGACGCAAAGGCCGAGGGCTCGGTGGCCTTTGGCGACGCCGGGACGACGGCGCGGCGGCGCTCGGGCGGCGGCTTCGTCGGCGCCATCTTCAACTGCCGCAAGCCCATCATCGCGGCCCTGAACGGCGCGGCGGTGGGGGTGGGCGCGACCCTGACCCTGCCCATGGACATCCGCATCGCGGCCAGGGGCGCCCGGATCGGTTTTGTCTTCGCCCGGCGGGGCCTGGTGCCCGAGGCCGGCAGCGCCTGGTTCCTGCCCCGGCTGGTGGGCCTGCCCACCGCCCTGCGCTGGTGCCTCTCCGGCGCCCTGATCCAAGCCGAGGAGGCGAAGGCCGGCGGCCTGGTGGCCGAGGTGGTGGAGCCCGAGGCCCTGATGGACCGCGCCCGGGAGCTGGCCCGGGAGATCGCCGAGAACACCGCCCCCGTCTCCGTGGCCCTGACCCGGCAGATGCTGTGGCGCTTCAGCGGCGAGCCCGACCCCTGGGGCGCCCTGAAGGTGGACGGCGCCATGGCCATGACCCTGGGCGCCGGCCCCGACGTGCGCGAGGGCGTCTCGGCCTTCCTGGAGAAGCGCGCGCCTGACTTCCCCGGCAAGGTCTCCAGCGACATGCCGCCCCAGTACCCCTGGTGGAAGGACTGA
- a CDS encoding cytochrome P450, translated as MKIDLLAPASFAAGHPLAQYDWLRENDPVHWHEEPGGRGFWAVTRYADVRAVDRGFETYSSEPTIMIPDPAEESAAFGPYKMMLMMDPPDHTGFRKLIRSEFTLPTAKMREARIQALARQIVDAVIEKGECDFVAEVAGEMPSYVIAELLGLPLEDGRELYKLTEVIHTAPEAQAPGAGAQAVMKMFEYGSKLMAEKRARPGDDLASRLLACEVDGRRLEDMEFLLFFLLLIDAGGDTTRNLLASGLNAMLDHPDQLAWLKADLPGRLPAAREELLRWTTPVIYMRRTARADAELGGKTIRKGDKVVMYFGAANRDPARFDRAAQLDLARAQNAHIAFGNGPHVCLGQHIARIEIDAMLVEVLSRMEEVERTAPPEWLASNFISGPRTMPVRFRAGRRVGVE; from the coding sequence ATGAAAATCGACCTCCTGGCCCCCGCCAGCTTCGCCGCCGGCCACCCCCTCGCCCAGTACGACTGGCTGCGGGAGAACGACCCCGTCCACTGGCACGAGGAGCCCGGCGGCCGGGGCTTCTGGGCGGTCACCCGCTATGCGGACGTGCGCGCCGTGGACCGGGGGTTCGAGACCTATTCCTCCGAGCCGACCATCATGATCCCCGACCCGGCGGAGGAGTCGGCGGCCTTCGGGCCCTACAAGATGATGCTGATGATGGACCCGCCGGACCATACGGGCTTCCGCAAGCTCATCCGCTCGGAGTTCACCCTGCCGACCGCGAAGATGCGCGAGGCGCGGATCCAGGCCCTGGCCCGCCAGATCGTCGATGCGGTGATCGAGAAGGGCGAGTGCGACTTCGTGGCCGAGGTGGCGGGCGAGATGCCCTCCTACGTCATCGCCGAGCTCCTGGGCCTGCCGCTGGAGGACGGGCGCGAGCTCTACAAGCTGACCGAGGTGATCCACACCGCCCCCGAGGCCCAGGCCCCCGGCGCCGGCGCCCAGGCGGTGATGAAGATGTTCGAGTACGGCTCGAAGCTGATGGCCGAGAAGCGCGCCCGCCCCGGCGACGACCTGGCCTCGCGCCTGCTGGCCTGCGAGGTGGACGGGCGGCGGCTGGAGGACATGGAGTTCCTGCTCTTCTTCCTGCTGCTGATCGACGCCGGCGGCGACACCACCCGCAATCTGCTGGCCAGCGGCCTGAACGCCATGCTGGACCATCCCGACCAGCTGGCCTGGCTGAAGGCCGACCTGCCCGGCCGCCTGCCCGCCGCCCGGGAGGAGCTGCTGCGCTGGACCACCCCGGTGATCTACATGCGCCGCACGGCCAGGGCCGACGCCGAGCTGGGGGGCAAGACGATCCGCAAGGGCGACAAGGTGGTCATGTACTTCGGCGCGGCCAACCGCGACCCGGCCCGGTTCGACCGCGCGGCCCAGCTGGACCTGGCCCGGGCGCAGAACGCGCACATCGCCTTCGGCAACGGCCCGCACGTCTGCCTGGGCCAGCACATCGCCCGCATCGAGATCGACGCCATGCTGGTGGAGGTGCTCTCGCGGATGGAAGAGGTGGAGCGCACCGCCCCGCCCGAATGGCTGGCCAGCAACTTCATCTCCGGGCCGCGGACCATGCCGGTGCGGTTCCGGGCGGGGCGGCGGGTGGGGGTGGAGTGA
- a CDS encoding DUF4011 domain-containing protein: protein MVGESKRSTSPSVHSRLKILSFSPDHAEQSISSEISAPEAGHVSRPLLNKSLEELNGIVTRNFSNIAELDLVRCELVHRHTDGARRLLSSVEQQIVLLTDSKSTQDDTAVAPANSTSPRHPQIREWTDEAVAKLRSKLIDLSRRSPLIAFNHTSRSASQLRFVDERPDLLFEQLGSGSMGFEPLPGEEQTPADERTPTFGIAYERARLTDEEFLAATEKLGDAEGDARAWQDAERGLRNRVRQQLGLPKLDYGKGLDVAALARAHGFDPSYDLRMSDDGDVAAHHEDDQIRVLLIRKELDRRLRSIDDRATSHLRETGHHTLHVAFGFVQWFEDDESDVASHAPLLLLPVKLAKDDGRAKKDYRLSVWEGGLEVNVALVEKAREHWGLQLPSLRESETPESYFLRVKAVLAQGRRLTLRTYVTLSVLPPMILWRDLDPQKWPDGAFAGHRLLPGLVGAAEIAGVDGDDTLIDIDDPAFEARVPALITDADASQHKAIMDMAAGRDMAIEGPPGTGKSQTITNMIATALSQGKRVLFVAEKQAALRVVSDRLRVAGFGPLLLELHGDKASRAEVYAGVRERLGTMPQFNARALEEKRSELRRHRDLLRRYLSLVRTPLGKTGMTAHALAWREIRLRKLFDRDQVRAIESRWHFNGVSALERSTIREGREVLAQFGKALLATRPGEGSDATRWTMADKLHPFDQSAALEAATAAGQAASAVAGVAARLAELGIVLPGPGDDEILDASEQLSALPEFTCSDETIVGAALHHRSACLKLLSAQAEWQKQRDDIANDVERPESVDLAAAQRLAEALCVNRCPETLADARRIQVLHERLGALLAGAGRDLDRLSGRLADGAGTDTGKAEQVVLTLARLGKAKPSIGALLSNSLVDAVSDGVIAAASREAAALLAESDSVTSLIQAETLNADPAELEELSDTIESTGAMARLFSGRYKSAWRRASRICKGSVDRAQTASLLRRAASYIRARRTFHDDNKARPLFPAMLWDGHESDFASLAAARALIREAAAQLATLDEAGALRGWLAADETERQTLSASCDRLGGLLSEMTEAGLADVALSDLLNSCSDRSTEMRRIIEASTAMGLRDDAPYRRKVGGTIVDAVLLLHSSKDTFGAFHNQPMFSWLGDVAEPLHNLQTSLAELDALHSIGGPINIKALISGTATPVALISAVKACASDLRGVVASWETASDQLLDEAELDTADLCGELNWEQASTILRELGADQRGISLAADLLKYRAAVAACNLSPFADAATLQKVPADLIDDLYELVTVSKLLSSYLGGDGQELGRLGSLSLDAARQSFKKVDKDLHKLEAAAIVVRCLAETPPTGVGYGRKADFTELRLLESEVGLTRPRTPLRDVVHRAGRALQVLKPVWMMSPTSIAQFIRPGSLNFDLLIIDEASQMRPEFSVSCIMRADQFVVVGDANQLPPSDHFQVVGLDGRSDDGDGVGVDEGTESILDLANQRFRTKPRLKWHYRSQHESLIQFSNRQFYNRDLVVFPSPMANDDELMGVKCFYAPLFYPDTAYESSLNQREAELVIEQAFGLMQTHPERSIGIVAMNAQQTELLRNEFDRLIVEEERVRNYVEAFAGTIDEFFIKNLENVQGDERDIILISTVYGPDKNGVVRQNFGLMNREAGWRRLNVLVTRAKMSCRLITSLRPDDVKVTEKSSKGVIAFKSYLNYAHGGAHYDDASGGETDSDFELFVADALRRGGYDVVYQVGVEKFRIDLGVRHASCPVGFIAGIECDGAPYHSGLSVRDRDHIRQTILENLGWNIYRVWSTDWFADPARETAKLLSWLERVRERIARELGSKAQPDQVPKPNQRSAAAPVPPIESRPAVGASEGVVVSEATAADSLSGPREPRGRQLRSIGDFETYEAIRGNLYEIWRGEKFLGEVEVVRRANSAPRLYGDRAMTAQSEYEGRVEATGDAFTSFDLYAAMREVAYRSSREPLTE, encoded by the coding sequence ATGGTAGGTGAAAGTAAACGCTCAACATCACCGAGCGTTCATTCGCGTTTGAAGATTTTGAGTTTTAGTCCAGATCATGCCGAACAATCGATTTCGAGCGAAATATCAGCACCTGAGGCGGGGCACGTGAGTCGTCCATTATTGAACAAATCCCTTGAAGAGCTCAACGGTATAGTCACCCGAAACTTTAGCAACATTGCTGAGCTTGATCTTGTTCGCTGCGAGCTGGTCCATCGTCATACTGATGGTGCAAGGCGACTATTGAGCAGCGTTGAACAGCAGATTGTATTGTTAACGGATTCCAAATCGACGCAGGACGATACCGCGGTTGCGCCAGCCAACTCCACTTCGCCCCGGCATCCGCAGATTCGGGAGTGGACCGATGAAGCCGTTGCAAAGCTTCGCTCCAAATTGATTGACCTATCGCGCCGATCGCCGCTGATCGCGTTCAATCATACATCACGCAGTGCCAGTCAGCTTCGGTTCGTTGATGAGAGACCCGACCTGCTGTTCGAACAGCTCGGTTCTGGGAGTATGGGATTCGAACCATTGCCGGGCGAGGAGCAGACCCCGGCCGATGAACGAACACCCACTTTCGGGATTGCCTACGAACGTGCCCGCCTGACGGACGAAGAGTTCCTTGCTGCAACGGAAAAGCTCGGCGATGCCGAGGGCGACGCGCGGGCCTGGCAGGATGCCGAGCGCGGCCTTCGCAACCGGGTCCGCCAGCAGCTTGGCCTGCCAAAACTGGACTACGGGAAGGGCCTGGACGTTGCCGCGCTAGCGCGCGCACATGGTTTCGATCCTTCCTACGACCTCAGGATGAGCGATGACGGCGATGTCGCCGCGCATCATGAAGACGACCAGATCCGCGTTCTGCTGATCCGCAAGGAACTCGACCGTCGCCTTAGGTCGATCGATGACCGTGCCACCAGCCACCTGCGCGAAACTGGTCACCATACGCTCCACGTCGCCTTTGGCTTTGTGCAGTGGTTCGAGGACGACGAGTCCGACGTCGCCTCACATGCCCCACTGCTGCTGTTGCCCGTGAAGCTGGCGAAGGACGATGGCCGGGCGAAGAAGGATTATCGATTAAGCGTCTGGGAAGGCGGGCTTGAGGTCAACGTCGCGCTGGTTGAGAAGGCGCGCGAGCATTGGGGGCTTCAGCTTCCCTCTCTGCGCGAAAGTGAAACGCCGGAGTCCTATTTTCTCCGGGTGAAGGCGGTGCTCGCGCAGGGGCGACGGCTAACGCTGCGGACCTACGTCACGCTATCGGTTCTTCCGCCTATGATTCTCTGGCGCGATCTCGACCCTCAGAAATGGCCAGATGGCGCTTTTGCTGGACATCGATTGCTGCCTGGGCTTGTCGGAGCAGCAGAGATTGCGGGCGTTGATGGTGATGACACCCTCATCGATATCGACGATCCGGCGTTCGAGGCGAGGGTTCCCGCGCTTATCACCGATGCCGATGCATCGCAGCACAAAGCCATCATGGACATGGCCGCCGGCCGCGACATGGCAATTGAGGGCCCGCCGGGAACGGGCAAGTCACAGACGATCACAAATATGATCGCAACCGCCCTCTCACAGGGCAAACGCGTTCTTTTCGTTGCCGAAAAGCAGGCGGCGCTCCGCGTCGTTTCCGACCGCCTACGGGTAGCTGGATTCGGTCCGCTGCTGCTCGAGCTTCATGGCGACAAGGCAAGCCGAGCTGAAGTCTATGCTGGTGTGCGCGAGCGGCTCGGCACCATGCCGCAGTTCAACGCCCGCGCTCTTGAAGAAAAGCGGAGTGAGCTGCGTCGGCATCGTGATCTGCTCCGGCGCTATCTTTCGCTCGTCCGCACTCCTTTGGGCAAAACCGGAATGACGGCGCATGCCTTGGCGTGGCGAGAAATCCGCCTGCGCAAGCTGTTCGACCGTGACCAAGTCAGGGCGATTGAGTCGCGCTGGCATTTCAATGGCGTTTCCGCGCTCGAGCGTTCCACGATTCGGGAAGGCCGCGAGGTACTGGCGCAGTTTGGTAAGGCTCTTCTCGCAACACGGCCAGGTGAGGGAAGCGATGCTACCCGATGGACAATGGCCGACAAGTTGCACCCATTCGACCAGAGTGCAGCACTTGAGGCGGCCACCGCCGCGGGGCAGGCTGCTAGCGCAGTTGCGGGAGTCGCAGCCCGGCTAGCGGAACTGGGCATCGTTCTGCCAGGCCCTGGGGACGACGAAATCCTTGACGCTAGCGAACAGCTTTCAGCGCTCCCCGAATTCACCTGTTCTGACGAAACGATTGTCGGGGCGGCACTTCATCATCGTTCAGCCTGCCTCAAGCTTCTATCAGCGCAGGCTGAGTGGCAGAAGCAACGCGATGACATAGCAAATGATGTGGAGCGCCCCGAGTCTGTTGACTTGGCTGCCGCTCAAAGGTTGGCGGAGGCCTTGTGCGTCAATCGCTGCCCCGAGACACTTGCCGATGCGCGGCGCATTCAGGTCCTGCATGAACGACTGGGCGCATTGCTGGCCGGAGCTGGTCGCGACCTCGACCGTTTGAGCGGCAGGTTGGCGGATGGAGCGGGTACCGACACCGGCAAGGCCGAACAGGTCGTTCTAACCTTGGCTCGACTCGGGAAGGCCAAACCATCGATTGGCGCTCTCCTGTCAAACAGCCTTGTTGACGCGGTATCAGACGGCGTGATCGCAGCTGCTTCACGCGAGGCTGCGGCATTGCTGGCGGAGAGCGACTCCGTCACTTCGCTGATCCAGGCTGAGACGCTGAACGCTGACCCGGCTGAATTGGAAGAGCTTTCGGACACGATCGAATCCACGGGGGCGATGGCGCGGCTCTTCAGCGGCAGGTACAAATCCGCATGGCGGCGCGCTAGTCGGATCTGCAAAGGGTCTGTCGACCGCGCCCAAACGGCGTCCCTCTTGCGCAGAGCGGCCAGCTACATCCGGGCGCGGCGGACGTTTCATGACGATAACAAGGCCCGACCGCTATTCCCGGCAATGCTTTGGGATGGTCACGAGAGCGATTTCGCGTCTCTCGCCGCAGCGCGAGCCCTAATTCGCGAAGCAGCGGCTCAACTCGCGACGCTAGACGAAGCAGGCGCACTGCGCGGCTGGCTGGCCGCCGACGAAACGGAGCGCCAAACGCTGTCTGCCAGTTGTGATCGGCTCGGTGGCTTACTCTCTGAGATGACAGAAGCGGGTCTGGCGGACGTCGCACTCAGTGATTTGCTGAATAGCTGTTCCGATAGATCGACTGAGATGCGGAGAATCATTGAAGCCAGCACAGCAATGGGACTTAGAGATGACGCTCCATATCGTCGCAAGGTGGGCGGGACTATTGTGGATGCAGTGCTATTGCTTCATAGCTCGAAGGATACCTTTGGTGCGTTTCACAATCAGCCCATGTTCAGCTGGTTAGGAGACGTGGCAGAGCCCCTACACAATCTACAAACTAGCTTGGCAGAGCTTGATGCTTTGCATTCGATTGGCGGCCCTATCAACATCAAGGCGCTAATCAGCGGAACCGCCACGCCAGTCGCGCTGATCTCAGCGGTGAAGGCTTGTGCATCGGATCTGCGCGGTGTCGTTGCGAGTTGGGAGACCGCGTCCGATCAACTCTTGGACGAGGCCGAGCTCGACACTGCGGACCTGTGTGGCGAGCTTAACTGGGAACAAGCCTCGACCATACTTCGCGAACTAGGCGCCGACCAGCGGGGGATCAGCCTGGCCGCAGACCTCCTAAAATACCGAGCGGCAGTTGCAGCATGCAACCTCTCGCCGTTCGCAGATGCTGCGACGTTGCAGAAGGTACCCGCTGACCTGATCGACGATCTCTATGAGCTGGTCACTGTCTCTAAGCTCTTGAGCTCTTACCTAGGGGGCGACGGGCAGGAACTGGGACGTCTTGGCAGCCTGTCGCTGGATGCCGCAAGGCAGTCGTTCAAGAAGGTCGACAAGGACCTACACAAGCTTGAAGCCGCAGCAATTGTCGTACGGTGTCTTGCTGAAACACCGCCGACTGGGGTCGGGTATGGACGGAAGGCCGACTTCACGGAGCTGCGCTTGCTGGAGAGCGAGGTGGGGCTCACCCGTCCTAGGACGCCGCTCCGGGATGTTGTGCACCGTGCCGGTCGGGCCTTGCAGGTATTGAAGCCAGTCTGGATGATGTCCCCGACATCCATTGCCCAATTCATCCGTCCTGGGTCGCTCAATTTCGACCTCCTGATCATCGACGAAGCTTCACAGATGCGCCCGGAGTTTTCGGTAAGCTGCATTATGAGAGCCGACCAGTTCGTGGTCGTTGGTGATGCCAATCAGCTACCGCCAAGCGACCATTTTCAGGTTGTGGGCCTTGATGGCCGCTCAGACGATGGCGACGGGGTTGGAGTCGATGAAGGGACCGAATCCATCCTGGACCTAGCAAATCAGAGGTTCAGAACGAAGCCGCGCCTAAAGTGGCACTATCGATCTCAGCATGAGAGCCTCATCCAGTTTTCAAATCGCCAGTTTTACAATCGTGATCTAGTAGTTTTTCCCAGTCCGATGGCAAACGATGACGAACTGATGGGCGTGAAGTGCTTCTATGCACCATTATTCTACCCAGACACAGCTTATGAGTCGTCGCTCAACCAGCGTGAGGCGGAATTAGTTATCGAACAGGCTTTTGGGCTTATGCAGACCCATCCCGAGCGGTCAATCGGGATTGTTGCGATGAATGCCCAGCAAACGGAGCTGCTTCGGAACGAGTTCGACCGGCTGATCGTCGAAGAGGAGCGAGTCCGAAATTATGTCGAGGCATTTGCCGGGACGATCGATGAGTTCTTTATCAAAAATCTCGAAAACGTTCAGGGTGACGAGCGCGATATTATACTGATCTCGACCGTCTATGGGCCAGACAAGAATGGCGTTGTGCGGCAAAACTTCGGCCTGATGAATCGCGAGGCTGGTTGGCGACGGCTGAACGTACTTGTAACCCGTGCGAAGATGTCCTGCCGCCTGATCACGTCGCTTCGTCCCGATGACGTGAAGGTGACCGAGAAGTCCTCCAAGGGCGTGATCGCATTTAAGAGCTATTTGAACTACGCCCACGGCGGCGCCCACTACGACGACGCCTCGGGTGGCGAAACTGATAGCGATTTCGAGCTTTTCGTCGCCGATGCGTTGCGCCGAGGTGGCTACGACGTTGTGTATCAGGTTGGTGTAGAGAAGTTCCGAATTGATTTGGGAGTTCGACATGCAAGCTGTCCGGTGGGGTTCATCGCTGGCATTGAGTGTGATGGAGCTCCGTACCATTCGGGGTTAAGTGTCCGGGATCGAGACCATATTCGACAGACGATTCTCGAGAACTTGGGTTGGAATATCTATCGGGTGTGGTCGACAGATTGGTTCGCCGATCCAGCACGCGAAACAGCAAAGCTGCTGTCATGGCTGGAACGGGTTCGCGAACGGATTGCTCGAGAGCTTGGTTCAAAGGCGCAGCCAGATCAGGTTCCTAAGCCAAACCAGCGAAGCGCAGCTGCGCCGGTCCCACCGATTGAAAGCCGACCAGCAGTCGGCGCGTCAGAGGGTGTTGTTGTCTCCGAAGCTACGGCTGCCGACTCCCTGAGCGGTCCGCGTGAACCAAGGGGGCGTCAGCTCCGATCAATCGGAGATTTCGAGACTTATGAAGCGATCAGGGGCAATCTTTATGAGATATGGAGAGGCGAGAAGTTCCTGGGCGAGGTTGAGGTGGTGCGCCGCGCTAACTCAGCGCCGCGCCTTTACGGCGACCGCGCGATGACTGCCCAATCGGAGTATGAGGGGCGAGTCGAAGCAACGGGCGACGCCTTCACGTCCTTCGACTTGTACGCTGCCATGCGGGAGGTAGCATACCGCTCAAGTCGTGAGCCATTGACAGAATGA
- a CDS encoding transposase yields MSCTNPPEKPNSKFKRRAAVIDIFPNSATGIRVVDALILEQSDNWAVSRSYMMLETIGSVSHNPVVSLPTLTT; encoded by the coding sequence ATCTCCTGCACAAACCCGCCGGAAAAGCCGAACAGCAAGTTCAAGCGAAGAGCCGCTGTTATCGACATCTTCCCGAATTCCGCCACGGGCATTCGCGTCGTCGACGCGCTGATTCTGGAGCAATCTGATAACTGGGCGGTGTCGCGTAGCTACATGATGCTAGAAACAATCGGCTCGGTGAGCCATAACCCGGTTGTCAGCTTGCCAACTCTGACCACCTGA
- a CDS encoding cytochrome P450, which translates to MKMFEHGSKLMAEKRARPGDDLASRLLACEVDGRRLEDMEFLLFFLLLIDAGGDTTRNLLASGLNAMLDHPDQLAWLKADLPGRLPAAREELLRWTTPVIYMRRTARADAELGGKTIRQGDKVVMYFGAANRDPARFDRADQLDLARAQNEHIAFGNGPHVCLGQHIARIEIDAMLVEVLSRMEEVERITPPEWLASNFISGPRTMPVRFRAGRRVG; encoded by the coding sequence ATGAAGATGTTCGAGCACGGCTCGAAGCTGATGGCCGAGAAGCGCGCCCGCCCCGGCGACGACCTGGCCTCGCGCCTGCTGGCCTGCGAGGTGGACGGGCGGCGGCTGGAGGACATGGAGTTCCTGCTCTTCTTCCTGCTGCTGATCGACGCCGGCGGCGACACCACCCGCAATCTGCTGGCCAGCGGCCTGAACGCCATGCTGGACCATCCCGACCAGCTGGCCTGGCTGAAGGCCGACCTGCCCGGCCGCCTGCCCGCCGCCCGGGAGGAGCTGCTGCGCTGGACCACCCCGGTGATCTACATGCGCCGCACGGCCAGGGCCGACGCCGAGCTGGGGGGCAAGACGATCCGCCAGGGCGACAAGGTGGTCATGTACTTCGGCGCGGCCAACCGCGACCCGGCCCGGTTCGACCGCGCGGACCAGCTGGACCTGGCCCGGGCGCAGAACGAGCACATCGCCTTCGGCAACGGCCCGCACGTGTGCCTGGGCCAGCACATCGCCCGCATCGAGATCGACGCCATGCTGGTGGAGGTGCTCTCCCGGATGGAAGAGGTGGAGCGCATAACGCCGCCCGAATGGCTGGCCAGCAACTTCATCTCCGGGCCGCGAACCATGCCGGTAAGGTTCCGGGCGGGGCGGAGGGTGGGGTGA